From one Bacteroides fragilis NCTC 9343 genomic stretch:
- a CDS encoding beta-N-acetylhexosaminidase — MKYLILILLSLCSYSIDLSGQIIMPTPGKIERADGRLRLQGKIRMYAEESPGSFIRLFYEKLVPESAVEWCKEEVNSHISWKKDVTLPTEGYRIRVTPERIIVEAADDAGFIYAIQSLRQWNTGEERGLIFPCVEITDFPRVKWRSFMLDSGRQYQKVSTIKKYIDMASMLKMNYFHWHLTEGLGWRIEIKRYPFLTRIGAFVGQGPEQQGFYSQEEVKEIIGYAADRGITVVPEIDMPGHAEAALNAYPRLGCFNVAVKVPQSGFTQNIFCAGKDSTLIFLKNVLDEVCRMFPSAYIHLGGDEAPKGNWDKCPDCRSRIEKEKLKDSHDLQLWFSARMADYLKQKGRKAIFWGDVIYKDGYSLPDNVVIQWWNWRGHRDLALKNAVRHNYPVICGTNYYTYLNFPLTPWKGYTQARTFDLEDVYLRNPSYRPREENPLILGMSSALWTDDGVTESMIDRRVFPRILALAEQMWHSGNPENFDEFYGKVLSKQLWFEQQGYSFGPALKEDAGTNYKWD, encoded by the coding sequence ATGAAATACCTGATTTTAATACTACTTTCCCTGTGTTCGTATTCCATCGACTTGTCCGGACAAATCATCATGCCTACCCCCGGTAAAATAGAGAGGGCAGATGGCCGGTTACGGCTTCAAGGTAAAATACGAATGTACGCAGAGGAGTCTCCCGGCTCTTTCATACGTTTGTTTTATGAAAAACTGGTGCCCGAAAGCGCTGTGGAATGGTGCAAAGAGGAGGTAAACAGCCACATCTCCTGGAAAAAAGATGTTACTTTGCCGACAGAAGGTTATCGCATCCGTGTGACGCCTGAGCGAATAATTGTCGAGGCAGCGGATGATGCCGGCTTTATCTATGCCATTCAAAGTCTGAGGCAATGGAACACGGGTGAGGAAAGAGGACTGATATTTCCTTGTGTCGAGATCACCGATTTTCCACGGGTGAAATGGCGCAGCTTTATGCTGGATTCCGGACGCCAGTATCAGAAAGTGTCTACGATCAAGAAATATATCGACATGGCTTCGATGCTGAAGATGAATTACTTTCATTGGCATCTGACCGAAGGACTTGGCTGGCGCATCGAAATAAAACGCTATCCGTTCCTGACCCGTATAGGAGCTTTTGTAGGGCAGGGGCCGGAACAGCAGGGCTTCTACTCTCAAGAAGAGGTGAAAGAGATCATCGGCTATGCGGCGGACCGGGGCATTACGGTTGTTCCCGAGATTGACATGCCCGGACATGCCGAAGCGGCACTTAATGCATATCCCCGGCTGGGATGTTTCAATGTTGCGGTAAAGGTTCCCCAAAGCGGATTTACGCAGAATATATTTTGTGCGGGAAAAGACAGTACACTCATCTTCCTGAAGAATGTGTTGGACGAAGTATGCCGGATGTTTCCGTCCGCTTATATTCATCTCGGAGGCGACGAAGCACCTAAAGGGAATTGGGATAAATGTCCCGATTGCCGGTCACGGATTGAAAAAGAAAAACTAAAAGACAGTCATGACCTACAATTGTGGTTTTCGGCCCGGATGGCCGATTATCTGAAACAAAAAGGGAGGAAGGCCATCTTTTGGGGAGATGTGATTTACAAAGACGGCTATTCCTTGCCGGACAATGTGGTGATACAGTGGTGGAACTGGAGAGGACACCGGGATCTGGCCTTGAAGAATGCCGTCAGACATAATTATCCGGTGATTTGCGGTACAAACTATTATACGTATCTGAACTTCCCGCTTACCCCCTGGAAGGGATATACTCAAGCTCGCACTTTCGATCTGGAAGATGTGTATTTGCGTAATCCTTCTTATAGGCCCCGGGAGGAAAATCCGCTTATTCTCGGAATGAGCTCTGCCTTGTGGACGGACGACGGGGTGACGGAAAGCATGATCGATCGTCGGGTCTTTCCGCGTATTCTCGCACTTGCCGAGCAGATGTGGCATTCCGGCAATCCGGAAAATTTTGATGAGTTTTATGGCAAAGTACTCTCTAAGCAACTGTGGTTTGAACAGCAGGGGTATTCATTCGGGCCTGCATTGAAGGAAGATGCGGGTACAAATTATAAATGGGACTAA
- the ruvC gene encoding crossover junction endodeoxyribonuclease RuvC — translation MIQPVKEKIILGIDPGTTIMGYGVLRVCGTRPEMIAMGIIDLRKFGNHYLKLRHIHERVLSIIESYLPDELAIEAPFFGKNVQSMLKLGRAQGVAMAAALSRDIPITEYAPLKIKMAITGNGQASKEQVADMLQRMLHFAKEDMPVFMDATDGLAAAYCHFLQMGRPVMEKGYSGWKDFIAKNPERVK, via the coding sequence GTGATTCAGCCGGTAAAAGAAAAGATTATTCTGGGCATTGATCCCGGTACTACGATCATGGGATACGGAGTGCTCCGTGTTTGCGGGACAAGACCCGAGATGATCGCTATGGGGATCATCGATTTGAGGAAGTTCGGCAATCATTACCTCAAACTTCGTCATATCCACGAACGGGTGCTTAGTATTATCGAAAGTTACTTGCCCGATGAACTGGCAATTGAAGCTCCTTTTTTCGGGAAAAACGTGCAGTCGATGCTGAAGCTCGGACGTGCTCAGGGAGTAGCGATGGCGGCTGCGTTGAGCCGTGATATTCCTATTACTGAATATGCCCCGCTGAAAATAAAGATGGCCATCACCGGCAACGGGCAGGCCTCTAAAGAACAAGTGGCGGATATGTTGCAACGCATGCTGCATTTTGCCAAAGAGGATATGCCTGTTTTTATGGATGCTACCGACGGATTGGCAGCTGCTTATTGTCATTTCCTGCAGATGGGGCGTCCGGTAATGGAGAAAGGGTATAGCGGTTGGAAAGATTTTATAGCCAAAAATCCCGAAAGAGTAAAGTAG
- a CDS encoding FecR family protein, protein MSDAYKIIHNFMAFIASPDLKNKVWTWLLDPSGKQRKEEALLQIWDEYRPEADAGTRHSLRKFQKRAGLSSARPAYLHRWAHIAAILLIPLISIITAYIYVEHHTQEVRFVECIVPKGEQKQITLPDGSIITLNSGSVFLYPTQFTGDTRSVYLSGEGHFAVAPNKKLPFVVATNHLDICVLGTQFNLQAYPFDRRTITTLESGSVAVRKKNQPNSFITLEPNQQLDYENRSGRFNKTDIDASVYSGWTKGEMNFISQSLREILRTLERSYAVSIQLSSDLMESNRINSDLYTIKFKRRDDIFHVLDIVTKTVGGITYKVEKDESISICPLK, encoded by the coding sequence ATGTCTGACGCATACAAAATCATACACAACTTTATGGCCTTCATAGCCAGTCCGGACCTTAAAAATAAAGTGTGGACATGGCTTCTTGATCCTTCCGGCAAACAACGGAAAGAAGAAGCGCTTCTTCAGATATGGGACGAATATCGTCCTGAAGCAGATGCCGGTACCCGGCATTCTTTACGTAAGTTTCAAAAAAGAGCGGGGCTTTCTTCTGCCCGGCCGGCCTATCTACATCGGTGGGCGCATATAGCAGCTATTCTTCTTATCCCGTTAATATCTATTATAACAGCCTATATATATGTGGAACATCACACGCAGGAAGTCCGTTTTGTAGAATGTATCGTTCCCAAGGGAGAGCAAAAACAGATCACGTTACCGGATGGTTCGATCATCACCCTGAATTCGGGATCCGTATTTCTATATCCTACGCAATTTACCGGCGATACCCGCTCTGTATATCTTTCCGGAGAAGGGCACTTTGCGGTAGCCCCTAATAAGAAACTTCCTTTTGTGGTGGCAACTAACCATCTGGACATTTGTGTACTGGGTACTCAGTTTAATTTGCAGGCATATCCTTTTGATAGAAGGACAATTACCACATTGGAGTCCGGTTCTGTTGCTGTAAGAAAGAAAAACCAGCCGAACAGTTTTATTACCTTAGAACCCAATCAGCAGCTTGATTACGAAAATCGGAGTGGTAGATTCAACAAAACAGATATAGATGCTTCTGTTTATTCGGGTTGGACAAAGGGAGAGATGAACTTTATTTCCCAGTCACTCAGGGAAATCCTGAGAACACTGGAAAGAAGCTATGCAGTATCTATTCAGTTATCGTCTGATCTGATGGAGTCGAATCGGATCAATTCGGACCTTTATACAATAAAGTTTAAGCGTCGTGATGATATTTTCCATGTTTTGGATATTGTAACAAAAACAGTAGGAGGTATCACCTATAAAGTGGAGAAGGACGAATCCATATCTATTTGTCCATTAAAGTAA
- a CDS encoding SusC/RagA family TonB-linked outer membrane protein — MKLKIKLRNILSVKIHKIVLLLLALCIYNTAYGQNQRISVYGNNQSLQKVFEQIEEQTQLSITYNQTKLDVNRKIKGNFVDKELSFVMDALLKNTGFTCRYEAEHIVITPVEQKKEKAAAGQATQMKKITGKVTGVTGEPLIGANVLAVGGKQATITNLEGEFSLEVSDNSKLQVTYIGYLPQEVSTNGKTHFVIQLKEDSQLMDEVVVVGFGTQKKINLTGAVTAVNIQETLGDRPITNVTAALQGVVPGLKIEGTTGTPGDNLSYNIRGTTSINGGGPLVLVNNVPMDINMIDPQDIESVSVLKDAASAAIYGARAAFGVILITTKQGKKDMAPKFNYNNNFSFSKALELPQKAGPLESILAYKEMGWPNDTYVDGKNIPQWETYIRDYMANPSQYPNGYVFDEDGNLFLMRENDMFADMMDNYGFMQNHSFSVSGGSSRTNYRIGLGYTNEDGILITDKDRYERANLSSFLSVEVNKWLTTQLDIRYANSTQNKVEQGGRNGIWGSAMQLPSYQNISPYEEDGIIYPAETSATYIRYGEPRIVKKTDLRALGRIIISPLKNLKITGEYTYNRVTNYNRMYVNQYKYIGMNFTGVLNNTENTRYALTQGFTNYNAINIFANYDFSIGNHHISVMGGFNQEENHAESQWTERKDVLLSNLPSISGATGTTTATDTFNEYALRGLFYRVNYSYKDRYMLEANGRYDGTSRFPKNNRFGFFPSFSAGWRISEEPFMTATRDVLSNFKFRASWGSIGNQIILLADGSPDNYPYIPEMAPGLTNWLVDGQRPTTLSTPPMVSSAFTWEKVYTLDFGVDFGFFDNRLNGTFDWYRRDTKGMLAPGMDLPWVVGVAAAKQNAANLKTYGWELELNWRDRIKDFNYRIGFNLYDSQSEITKFNNETNLLGTYRKGQKIGEIWGYVTDRFYREDDFNADGTLKEGIPIPKGVGKVYPGDILYKNFDDDASTIWSGKGTADDPGDQRIIGNSTPRFHYGINAGLSWKGFDLSVFLRGVGKRDFWRTDQIAWPTGTWGSLFKETLDFWTPEHTDAYFPRVYANNGVNTASNRWKQTKYLANAAYLKLQNITLSYTLPKTWAKQICFDEVKVFFSGENLHTWDHLPEGLESDMLSKGAWEYPFMKKFSLGFNVTF, encoded by the coding sequence ATGAAATTAAAAATCAAATTAAGGAATATTCTATCCGTAAAAATTCATAAAATAGTTCTTTTACTTCTCGCTTTATGCATTTATAACACTGCGTACGGGCAAAATCAGCGGATAAGCGTGTATGGCAACAATCAGTCTTTGCAAAAAGTATTCGAACAAATTGAGGAGCAGACTCAATTGAGTATTACATACAATCAGACCAAACTGGATGTAAATAGGAAGATTAAAGGAAACTTTGTAGACAAGGAACTGTCTTTTGTAATGGATGCTCTTTTGAAGAATACCGGTTTTACTTGCCGTTATGAGGCTGAGCATATAGTCATTACTCCTGTTGAGCAGAAGAAAGAGAAAGCTGCTGCCGGGCAAGCTACTCAGATGAAAAAGATAACGGGTAAAGTGACGGGCGTTACCGGCGAACCTCTTATAGGAGCGAATGTGCTTGCCGTAGGCGGTAAGCAGGCCACGATTACCAATCTTGAGGGAGAATTTTCATTGGAGGTCTCTGACAACAGTAAGTTGCAGGTTACCTATATCGGTTATTTGCCTCAGGAGGTCAGTACCAATGGAAAAACTCATTTCGTCATTCAGTTGAAAGAAGATTCACAATTAATGGATGAAGTAGTGGTTGTTGGCTTCGGAACACAAAAGAAGATCAATCTGACGGGAGCAGTTACAGCAGTTAATATACAGGAAACATTAGGAGATCGTCCGATAACAAATGTTACGGCAGCTTTGCAAGGGGTGGTTCCGGGATTAAAAATAGAGGGAACGACCGGTACTCCAGGTGACAATCTATCATACAATATTCGAGGAACCACTTCTATCAACGGTGGTGGTCCGCTGGTGTTGGTCAATAATGTACCGATGGATATCAATATGATCGATCCGCAGGATATCGAGTCGGTTTCGGTCTTGAAAGATGCCGCTTCTGCAGCTATCTACGGAGCACGTGCTGCGTTTGGAGTAATCTTGATTACCACCAAGCAAGGTAAAAAGGACATGGCTCCTAAATTCAATTATAATAATAATTTCTCGTTTTCGAAAGCATTGGAACTGCCACAAAAAGCCGGTCCGTTGGAGTCCATCTTGGCATATAAAGAGATGGGATGGCCCAATGACACGTATGTAGACGGTAAGAATATTCCTCAATGGGAGACGTATATACGTGATTATATGGCTAATCCTTCCCAATATCCCAATGGATATGTATTCGATGAAGATGGGAACCTGTTTCTGATGAGAGAGAACGATATGTTTGCCGATATGATGGATAATTATGGCTTTATGCAAAATCATAGTTTTTCAGTTTCGGGAGGAAGTTCAAGAACGAATTATCGTATCGGTTTGGGATACACCAATGAAGACGGAATCCTTATTACTGATAAAGACAGGTATGAGCGTGCCAATCTCTCAAGTTTCCTGAGTGTGGAGGTCAACAAATGGCTGACCACTCAATTGGATATACGGTATGCCAATTCTACCCAGAACAAAGTGGAGCAAGGCGGTAGAAACGGAATTTGGGGAAGTGCCATGCAACTTCCTTCTTATCAGAATATATCGCCTTATGAAGAGGATGGTATTATTTATCCGGCTGAAACTTCCGCTACTTACATCCGTTATGGGGAACCACGCATTGTTAAAAAGACGGATCTCCGGGCTTTGGGACGTATCATCATTTCGCCTCTGAAAAACTTGAAGATAACAGGTGAATATACGTACAACCGGGTGACAAACTACAACCGCATGTATGTGAACCAGTATAAATACATCGGAATGAACTTTACCGGTGTCCTGAATAACACGGAAAATACACGGTATGCGCTGACGCAGGGATTTACTAACTATAATGCAATCAATATATTTGCTAATTACGACTTTTCAATAGGTAATCATCATATAAGTGTTATGGGTGGATTCAACCAGGAAGAGAATCATGCGGAATCGCAGTGGACAGAAAGAAAAGATGTATTGTTGAGTAACCTGCCGTCCATATCGGGAGCTACCGGGACCACAACGGCAACGGATACCTTTAACGAATATGCCCTCAGAGGACTCTTTTACCGTGTGAATTATTCGTACAAGGATCGCTACATGCTTGAAGCTAACGGACGATATGACGGAACTTCACGATTCCCTAAAAACAACCGTTTTGGGTTCTTCCCATCTTTCTCGGCAGGTTGGCGCATTTCGGAAGAACCTTTTATGACAGCGACACGCGATGTTCTATCCAACTTTAAATTTCGTGCTTCGTGGGGATCGATCGGAAATCAGATCATCTTGCTGGCAGACGGCTCACCGGACAATTATCCGTATATACCGGAGATGGCTCCAGGGCTTACCAATTGGCTGGTAGACGGTCAAAGACCTACGACTTTGTCCACTCCGCCTATGGTCAGCAGTGCGTTCACCTGGGAAAAAGTATATACGCTCGACTTCGGTGTTGACTTCGGATTTTTTGATAATCGCCTGAATGGTACTTTCGATTGGTATCGGCGTGATACAAAAGGTATGCTGGCACCGGGAATGGATTTGCCGTGGGTTGTGGGAGTGGCTGCTGCCAAGCAGAATGCTGCGAATTTGAAAACTTATGGTTGGGAGCTGGAATTGAACTGGAGAGACCGTATCAAAGATTTCAATTACCGTATCGGATTCAATCTTTACGATTCGCAGAGTGAAATTACCAAGTTTAACAACGAGACCAACTTGCTGGGCACCTATCGCAAAGGGCAGAAGATTGGTGAAATATGGGGATATGTAACCGATCGTTTTTATAGAGAAGATGATTTCAATGCCGACGGAACGCTTAAAGAAGGCATTCCTATTCCTAAAGGAGTAGGGAAAGTATATCCGGGTGATATACTTTATAAAAACTTTGATGATGATGCCAGCACTATATGGAGTGGAAAAGGAACAGCGGACGATCCGGGCGACCAACGTATCATCGGTAACTCTACACCTCGTTTCCATTATGGCATCAATGCAGGTTTGAGTTGGAAAGGGTTCGATCTTTCTGTCTTTCTTCGTGGTGTGGGCAAACGTGACTTTTGGCGTACCGATCAGATTGCATGGCCTACCGGAACGTGGGGAAGTCTGTTTAAGGAAACCCTTGACTTCTGGACACCGGAGCATACGGATGCCTATTTCCCAAGGGTATATGCAAACAACGGTGTGAATACTGCTTCGAACCGCTGGAAGCAGACCAAATATCTGGCTAATGCGGCTTACTTGAAGTTGCAAAATATCACCTTATCCTATACTTTGCCTAAAACCTGGGCTAAGCAGATTTGCTTCGATGAGGTCAAGGTATTTTTCAGTGGAGAAAACCTTCACACATGGGATCACTTGCCGGAAGGTCTGGAGTCTGATATGCTTTCGAAAGGAGCATGGGAATATCCGTTTATGAAGAAGTTTTCACTTGGATTTAATGTCACATTCTAA
- a CDS encoding RagB/SusD family nutrient uptake outer membrane protein, producing MKKYTFALFIFCAIAFTGCLNNDFMERYPLGNPTEETAFVTYDNFKAYAWGLYETLPKLGYGDTSADDISYNQTRGSSESNWIRGLVTVPDKRNDTAWDYYAFIRRVNLMLGRIDSSQMTEAEKAHWKSVGYFFRSYRYFSLLSAYGGVPWIDRVLSDNDTELINGPRASRDEIAKHILEDLQYAEQHINVNGDGNNTINRAVVQAFISRFCLFEGTWRKYHGLNDAETYLKECKRVSAEVMNSFPEICSNYDDLFCSLELKDVPGVILYREFSNAENVIHATSIGGTTGASYYNPTRDLVDSYLCSDGKTRWNSPLYKGDKDMYDEFSCRDHRLWLQVTPPYRIDRSASTDAWGNKWQFTEVAKDRSFIDSLNIRLGIGYGSAKERQKTLPFRQGYDGGILGAVPHFDFYLENQPWYKSAFGYNNWKYYCTYLSMGSQRNEETDMPLFRVEEVMLNYAEAMCELGEFDQSVADRTVNKLRSRANVAPMKVAEINDSFDPKRDLGNPAYPGDYAVNPLLWEIRRERRIELFSEGFRFDDLRRWKKCHYALKKKLGMYVKASDFPAGTKVTVDGGGTEGYLEFHPAQNHTWPDYYYLNPIPRNERVLNPQLEQNPGWDDGIK from the coding sequence ATGAAGAAATATACATTTGCCCTGTTTATATTCTGTGCGATCGCTTTTACCGGTTGCCTGAACAATGATTTTATGGAAAGGTATCCGTTGGGCAACCCGACGGAAGAGACTGCCTTTGTGACGTATGACAACTTCAAGGCATACGCCTGGGGATTGTATGAGACACTGCCGAAATTGGGATACGGTGATACCTCGGCAGATGATATCTCGTACAATCAGACTCGTGGAAGCAGTGAGAGCAACTGGATCAGAGGACTGGTCACTGTACCCGATAAGCGGAATGATACAGCATGGGACTATTATGCCTTTATTCGTCGTGTCAATCTGATGTTGGGGCGGATAGACAGCTCTCAGATGACTGAAGCCGAGAAGGCACATTGGAAAAGTGTCGGATATTTCTTTCGTTCATATCGCTACTTCTCATTGCTGTCTGCTTATGGTGGAGTACCTTGGATAGACCGTGTGCTGAGTGATAACGATACAGAGCTGATTAATGGGCCCCGTGCATCCAGAGATGAAATTGCGAAGCATATTCTTGAAGACCTGCAATATGCCGAACAGCATATTAATGTTAACGGAGATGGTAATAATACGATTAATAGAGCAGTCGTTCAAGCCTTTATATCACGATTCTGTCTTTTTGAGGGTACATGGAGGAAATATCACGGATTGAATGATGCCGAAACTTATCTGAAAGAATGTAAGCGGGTGTCTGCCGAAGTTATGAATAGTTTCCCCGAGATTTGCAGCAACTACGATGATCTTTTTTGTTCGCTTGAATTGAAGGATGTCCCCGGAGTCATACTCTATCGGGAGTTCTCGAATGCGGAAAACGTAATACATGCTACTAGTATCGGAGGAACCACAGGAGCCTCGTACTATAATCCGACCCGTGACTTGGTGGACAGTTATCTCTGTTCGGATGGTAAAACCCGTTGGAATAGTCCGCTATATAAGGGAGACAAAGATATGTATGACGAGTTTAGTTGCCGGGATCACCGACTCTGGTTGCAAGTGACTCCTCCGTACAGAATAGACCGTTCGGCTTCTACCGATGCCTGGGGTAATAAATGGCAATTTACCGAAGTTGCCAAGGACAGAAGTTTCATCGATAGCTTGAATATCCGTTTGGGGATAGGCTATGGCAGTGCTAAAGAGAGACAAAAAACTTTACCTTTCCGTCAAGGCTATGACGGGGGGATCCTGGGAGCAGTCCCGCATTTCGATTTTTATTTGGAGAATCAGCCTTGGTACAAGTCAGCTTTCGGCTATAATAACTGGAAATATTATTGTACGTATCTGTCAATGGGATCACAGCGAAATGAAGAGACCGATATGCCACTGTTCAGGGTGGAAGAGGTGATGCTGAATTATGCTGAAGCAATGTGTGAATTAGGCGAATTCGATCAGTCGGTAGCCGATCGGACGGTAAATAAATTGCGTAGCCGTGCTAACGTGGCTCCTATGAAGGTGGCGGAAATTAACGACAGTTTCGATCCTAAACGTGATTTGGGTAACCCTGCTTATCCGGGTGATTATGCTGTAAATCCCTTGTTGTGGGAGATTCGCCGCGAACGCCGCATTGAATTGTTTTCCGAAGGATTCAGGTTCGACGATTTGCGGAGATGGAAGAAGTGTCATTATGCATTGAAGAAGAAACTGGGCATGTACGTCAAAGCATCGGATTTTCCGGCCGGAACCAAAGTGACAGTCGATGGTGGAGGAACGGAAGGCTATCTTGAATTTCATCCTGCACAGAACCATACTTGGCCTGATTATTATTACCTGAATCCTATTCCCCGCAACGAAAGGGTGCTGAATCCTCAGCTTGAACAGAATCCGGGTTGGGATGACGGAATAAAGTAG
- the pulA gene encoding type I pullulanase — MKMNYLAFIGVTAATAVVSCTPAKKEYASYELYPVRSGSLTEMEYSPESTKFTLWAPTADEVRLMLFDSGEGGHAYETIPMEPGEEGTWMATVRKDLMGKFYTFNVKVNDKWMGDTPGINAKAVGVNGKRAAIINLKSTDPQGWETDQRPPLKSPADAIIYEMHHRDFSVDSTSGIQHKGKFLALTEHGTMNSAKLLTGIDHLIELGVTHVHLLPSYDYASVDETKLDENKYNWGYDPQNYNVPDGSYATDPYDPAVRIREFKQMVQALHKAGIRVVLDVVYNHTYNTDGSNFERTVPGYFYRQKPDGSLANGSACGNETASNRPMMRKYMIESVLHWIREYHIDGFRFDLMGIHDIETMNEIRKAVSAVDPSIIIYGEGWAAEAPQYPGDSLAMKVNTCKMPGIAAFSDEMRDALRGPFNDNHKGAFLAGIPGEEESIKFGIVGAVSHPQVNNDSVNYSKAPWASQPTQMISYVSCHDDMCLVDRLKSSIPGITPEQLVRLDKLAQTAVLTSQGIPFIYAGEEVMRDKKGVHNSFESPDSINAIDWNRKTTHEDVFAYYKRLISIRKAHPAFRMGDAEMVRKYLEFLPVDGGNLVAFRLKDRANGDTWDNIIVALNARSVPAKLAIPEGKYTVVCRDGVIDERGLGSLYGPEVTVPAQSALIIHQ, encoded by the coding sequence ATGAAAATGAACTATCTTGCCTTTATCGGAGTGACAGCGGCTACAGCTGTAGTGAGTTGTACTCCCGCCAAGAAAGAATATGCGTCTTACGAATTATATCCGGTACGTTCGGGTAGTCTCACGGAGATGGAATATTCACCGGAGTCTACCAAGTTTACCCTTTGGGCGCCTACTGCCGATGAAGTCCGTCTGATGTTGTTCGACTCGGGTGAAGGTGGGCATGCTTACGAAACCATTCCTATGGAACCGGGTGAAGAAGGCACTTGGATGGCAACGGTCAGAAAGGATCTGATGGGGAAGTTCTACACATTCAATGTCAAGGTAAACGATAAATGGATGGGTGATACACCCGGTATCAATGCCAAAGCGGTAGGGGTGAACGGAAAACGTGCGGCCATTATCAACTTGAAGTCCACCGATCCACAAGGTTGGGAGACAGATCAGCGACCGCCGTTGAAATCACCGGCTGATGCGATCATTTATGAAATGCACCATCGTGATTTTTCAGTAGATTCTACATCAGGGATTCAGCATAAGGGAAAATTTTTGGCATTGACAGAACATGGTACGATGAACTCTGCCAAATTGCTGACCGGAATCGATCATCTGATCGAGCTGGGAGTAACACACGTCCATTTGCTTCCGTCTTATGATTATGCTTCGGTAGACGAAACCAAGCTGGATGAAAATAAATACAACTGGGGATATGATCCGCAGAATTACAATGTACCCGATGGTTCGTATGCTACCGATCCTTACGATCCGGCTGTCCGCATCCGCGAGTTTAAGCAGATGGTACAGGCACTGCACAAAGCCGGTATACGGGTAGTGCTCGATGTGGTATACAATCATACATACAACACCGATGGCAGTAACTTCGAACGTACGGTACCTGGATATTTTTATCGCCAGAAGCCGGATGGTTCGTTGGCCAATGGTTCGGCTTGTGGTAACGAGACGGCAAGCAACCGGCCTATGATGCGTAAATATATGATTGAATCCGTGCTTCACTGGATCAGGGAATACCATATCGATGGTTTTCGCTTCGACCTGATGGGCATTCACGACATCGAGACGATGAATGAAATCCGTAAGGCGGTCAGTGCTGTAGATCCTTCTATCATTATTTATGGTGAAGGTTGGGCAGCGGAAGCACCTCAGTATCCGGGTGATTCGCTGGCAATGAAGGTCAATACTTGTAAAATGCCGGGTATTGCCGCCTTTTCCGATGAAATGCGTGATGCGTTGCGTGGTCCTTTTAATGATAATCATAAGGGAGCGTTCCTTGCCGGGATCCCCGGGGAAGAAGAGAGCATTAAGTTTGGTATTGTAGGAGCTGTCAGTCACCCTCAAGTCAACAATGATTCGGTGAATTACAGTAAAGCTCCTTGGGCTTCCCAGCCTACTCAGATGATCAGTTACGTATCCTGCCACGATGATATGTGCTTGGTAGATCGCTTGAAGTCGAGTATCCCCGGCATCACACCCGAACAACTCGTACGACTTGACAAACTGGCGCAGACGGCAGTGCTGACTTCGCAAGGTATTCCGTTCATCTATGCCGGAGAAGAGGTGATGCGTGACAAGAAAGGGGTGCATAATAGTTTTGAGAGTCCCGATTCTATTAATGCCATTGATTGGAACCGAAAGACAACTCACGAAGATGTGTTCGCCTATTATAAGCGTTTGATCAGTATTCGTAAAGCCCATCCCGCTTTCCGTATGGGAGATGCCGAGATGGTACGTAAGTACCTGGAATTCCTCCCGGTAGATGGTGGTAATCTGGTGGCTTTCCGCTTGAAAGACCGCGCTAACGGAGATACTTGGGACAACATTATCGTGGCACTTAATGCCCGTTCTGTTCCTGCCAAACTGGCGATACCCGAAGGTAAATACACTGTTGTATGCAGAGATGGTGTGATTGATGAAAGAGGGTTGGGCTCGTTATACGGACCTGAGGTGACGGTTCCGGCACAGTCTGCACTGATCATTCATCAGTAG
- a CDS encoding RNA polymerase sigma-70 factor — MKFIRKFPVADADSLESPQKFEGFFLDYYPRVKGFINGLLQDAEEAEDLSQDIFMSLWQNRGNLKQIDNLDAYLFRIARNAVFRYIERSLLFKNYQSRQLSDDNSDLYEIESELNAKELELIIAIAVERMPSQRRKIYQMSREQGLSNENIARELNISKRTVENHLTQALADIRKILFWVIMATFV, encoded by the coding sequence ATGAAATTCATAAGGAAGTTTCCGGTGGCCGATGCGGATAGTCTGGAAAGTCCCCAAAAGTTTGAGGGCTTCTTTCTTGATTATTATCCCCGGGTCAAAGGATTCATTAATGGCTTGTTACAGGATGCTGAAGAGGCGGAAGATCTTTCGCAGGATATATTTATGTCATTGTGGCAGAACAGGGGAAATCTGAAGCAGATAGACAACTTGGATGCATACCTGTTCCGTATAGCCCGGAATGCGGTTTTCCGGTACATCGAGCGCTCTTTGTTATTTAAAAATTATCAATCCAGGCAGTTATCGGATGATAACTCCGATCTGTATGAAATAGAATCGGAACTGAACGCGAAAGAATTAGAACTGATTATAGCCATCGCTGTTGAAAGAATGCCTTCTCAAAGAAGAAAGATTTATCAGATGAGCCGCGAACAGGGGCTTAGTAATGAAAATATAGCCCGTGAACTGAACATTAGCAAGCGTACAGTTGAGAATCATCTGACCCAGGCTTTGGCTGATATACGTAAGATATTGTTTTGGGTCATTATGGCTACTTTCGTATAA